One segment of Carya illinoinensis cultivar Pawnee chromosome 1, C.illinoinensisPawnee_v1, whole genome shotgun sequence DNA contains the following:
- the LOC122275296 gene encoding uncharacterized protein LOC122275296, giving the protein MQEFVMVARQLWLRRNSFIYKNIFLPPNCLLRETSLKLQLLKEEKDKNQIQKKGQQTQNSAEAWQSPPANWFKVNWDGAVDKAKCLIGIGVVVRDEKGQIIATMRHKKMQLPDPLLTESYGALIAVRFAKDLGLTQIELEGDSLLVTKALQEENEAWSSTSMFICETRTWLKTFAMWRVSHVRRNGNNIAHLLAKGSLSISDDFNVTMEDIPQCISPLVQ; this is encoded by the coding sequence ATGCAGGAGTTTGTGATGGTAGCTAGACAGTTATGGCTGAGAAGAAATTCCTTTATCTACAAAAACATATTCCTACCTCCAAACTGTCTACTCAGAGAAACCAGTTTGAAACTACAGCTGCTAAAAGAAGAGAAGGACAAGAATCAGATACAAAAGAAGGGCCAACAGACACAGAATTCAGCTGAGGCGTGGCAGAGTCCACCTGCAAACTGGTTTAAAGTCAATTGGGATGGGGCGGTAGACAAAGCAAAATGCTTGATTGGCATAGGTGTAGTTGTAAGGGATGAGAAAGGTCAGATCATAGCTACAATGAGGCACAAGAAGATGCAGCTCCCCGACCCTCTACTAACAGAATCCTATGGGGCTTTAATAGCTGTTCGTTTTGCCAAGGATCTGGGACTGACACAGATCGAATTGGAGGGTGACTCACTCCTGGTAACAAAGGCACTACAGGAAGAAAATGAAGCATGGAGCAGTACTAGCATGTTTATCTGTGAGACTAGAACATGGCTTAAAACTTTTGCAATGTGGCGTGtttctcatgttaggagaaACGGTAACAACATAGCCCATTTGTTAGCAAAAGGTTCTCTTAGCATTTCTGATGACTTTAATGTAACAATGGAGGACATTCCTCAGTGTATTTCTCCTTTAGTTCAATGA